The Xanthomonas rydalmerensis genomic interval TGTACAGCAACTCCGCGCACGGACTGGTCAAGCCGAACTGGTCGCTGGCGTTCGAGGACCGCGAGGGCGGCCTGTGGTTCGCCAGCACCAATGCCGGCCTGTGGCACCTGCCGGCCAACTGGCAGCAGTTCTCGGTGCTGTCCCACCGGGTGGACGACCCGGAGTCGATGGGCAATCCCTACGTGCAGGCCACTGCCGCCGCCCGCGACGGCGGCGTGTGGCTGGCCGGCACGCGCGGGGTGCTGGACAAGCTGGACCCGGCCACCGGCGTCGTGCATCGGCACATGCAGGCGATGTTCGGACGCAACTGGTCGCGGGCGATCGCCGAGGACCCGCAGGGGCGGGTGTGGGCGGCGGCCTGGGGCGCGCTGTTGCGCTACGACCCGGTCAGCGGCGAGGTGCGGCGCTGGGGCAGCGACGCCGGTGCCGATGCGGCGATTGCGTCGCAGGTGCAGCGGATCGCCTTCAGCGACGATCGCCACGTCTGGATCTTCAGCGACATCGGCGGCGTGCAGGTGCGTGACCTCGACGGCCACGTCCTGCGCGACATGGCGCCGGGCACCGACGGCCTGCCCGCGGAACTGGTGGTGGACGAGGCCCAGCCCGGGCCGCAGGGCCAGCCCTGGGTGCTGGGCCGTCACGGGCTGCTGGCCTGGAACCCGGCGCGCGTGCGTTTCGAGCCGGTGCCGGGTGCGCCGCGGCGTCCGCTGAGCGCCTTCGCGATCAGCGACGGCAATGTGGTCTGGCTGGCCAGCGTCGGTTGCCTGGAGCGTTATCTGTGGGATGGCAGCCGGCTGAGCCTGCTCGACCGCATCGATGCCGAACAGGAGTTCCCGGCGCTGGCGCCGAACGGCCTGGTCGTCGATGCCAGCGGCGTGGCCTGGCTGAGCAGCATGCGCGGGCTGATCCGGGTCGATCCGGCGAGCAAGGCGATCCGCTCCTACGGTGTGCACGATGGCCTGCCCAACCAGGAGTTCTACGCGCGCACCCTGGTGCAGGCGCGCAGCGGGCAGATCCTGGGCGGCACCCCGGATGGCGTGGTGCTGTTCGAGCCGTCACAGGTGGTGCCGTCGCGGCGGCAGCCGCCGCTGGTGATCGAGCGCATCGGCGTGCGCCGCGGCGAGCGCGCGCTGGACCTGCTGCACGCCGACCGCATCGTGCTGCAGGAAGGCGACCGCGATCTGCACGTGGTCGCGCGCCTGCTGTCGTTCTCCGACACCGACGCCAACACCTATCGCTTCCGCCTCAGCGGTTACGATCCGGACTGGGTCGATGTCGGCGCCAGCGGCGAGCGTCTGTTCTCGCGGCTGCCGTCGGGCCACTACACCCTGGAGATGCAGGCGCGTACCGCCGACAAGGTGTGGTCGAAGGTGATCACGCTGCGCTTTCGCGTGCTGCCGCCGTGGTGGCGCAGTCCGTGGGGCGTGGCCGGGCTGGCGGTGCTGGCGGTGCTGGCACTGTGGCTGCTCGCCTACCTGTACCGGCGCCGCCTGCGCCGGCGCGCCGCCTGGCAACTGGCGGTGCACAAGCAGGAGGTGGCCGAGCAGGCCTCGCTGGCCAAGACCCGCTTCCTGGCCACGCTCGGCCACGAGGTGCGCACGCCGATGACCGGGGTGCTGGGCATGAGCGAACTGCTGCTGGCGACGCCGCTGGATCCCACGCAGCGCCGCTACACCGAATCGATCCGCGACGCCGGCTCGCATCTGCTGCGCCTGGTCAACGATGCGCTGGACCTGGCGCGGATCGAGGCCGGGCGCCTGGAACTGGAGCAGCAGCCGTTCGACCTGGGCCGGCTGATCGCCGAACTGGAGGCGATGATGGGGCCGATGGCGCGTGGCCGCGGCCTTGCCTTCGCCCTGGACAACGCCATGCCGCCGCAGGTCACCGCGCGCGGCGACGCCACGCGGGTGCGGCAGATCCTGCTGAACCTGCTCAACAACGCCATCAAGTTCACCGAGCACGGCAGCGTGGAGTTGCGGGTGGCGCCGCTGCAGCCGCAGCAGGGCGTGCGCTTCGAGGTCGCCGACACCGGGCCGGGCATCAATGCCGAACAGCAGGCGCGGCTGTTCCAGCGCTTCGAGCAGGCCGACGGGCCGCGCACTGCCGCGCGCTACGGCGGCAGCGGCCTGGGCCTGGCGATCAGCCAGGAGCTGGCGGTGGCGATGGGCGGACGCATCGAACTGCGCAGCCGCCTCGGTGCCGGCACCCGCTTCCTGGTCGAGCTGCCGTTGCCGTGGACGCCCGAGCCGCTGCCGCAGGCGCCGCGCGACCTCCGCGCGTCCACCAGCGCCGCGACGCCGCGGCGGATCCTGCTGGTCGAGGACGATCCGACCGTGGCCGAGGTGGTCGGCGGCCTGCTGCGCGCGCGCGGCCACCAGGTCACCCACGCTGTACACGCATTGGCCGCGCTGACCGAAGCGGCGGCCAGCACGTTCGACATCGCCTTGCTGGACCTGGACCTGCCCGGTCTGGACGGCCTGGCGCTGGCGCGGCAGTTGCGCGCCTTCGGCTACGGCATGCCGCTGATCGCGGTCACTGCCCGCGCCGACGCCGACGCCGAGCCGCAGGCCCGCGCCGCCGGCTTCAGCGGCTTCCTGCGCAAGCCGGTGACCGGCGAGATGCTGGCGGAGGCGGTGGAGGGGAAGCCGGGACCGGGGACTCGGAACCCGGGACCCGGGGAAAGCGACGGTCGCCGTGAAGCCACATAGGCAGTGCGCGGGGCACGGCCTCTGTAGGAGCGGCTTTAGCCGCGACCCGGCGTTCCCGGCCGCGTCGGGTCGCGGCTAAAGCCGCTCCTACGAGAGCCCAGGAATCGTGCGGACCGCATCGCCCTCGCCGTTGCGAATCCCCACTCCCAAATCCCCACTCCCGGCTACTCCGCCACCTCTTCCACCTGCTTCGGATGCGGCCGCGTATCCGGCAACTGCCAGAAGATCAGCGTCGAGGTCAGGGTGATGGCGCCGACGCAGACGAAGGTCGCGTGCAGCGCCGCGGTGGCGCCGTGGGTATCGCCGAGATGGGTGTTGAACGCCGCCAGCAGGCTGCCGGCGGCCGCGGCGCCGAAGCCGGTGGCCAGCATCATCACCATCGACAGCAGACTGTTGCCGGCGCTGGCCTGGTCGCGGTCCAGGTCGCGCAGGGTCACCGTGTTCATGACGGTGAACTGCAACGAGTTGACCGCGCCGAACAGCGCCAGCTGCAGCAGCCGCCAGCCCAGCGGCTGGCCGACGTCGAACAGCAGGAAGCTGGCCATCGCGGTGCCGACCAGCACGGTGTTGGTCATCAGCACGCGGCGGTAGCCGAAGCGCTCCACCAGCTTCACCGCCGCGCGCTTGGAGGCCATGCCGGCCAGCGCCACTGGGATCATCATCAGGCCGGCATTCATCGGGCTCATGCCCAGGCCCACCTGCAGCAGCAGCGGGATCAGGAACGGCATGCTGCCGCTGCCTACGCGCGAGAACAGGTTGCCGAGGATGCCGATGCGGAAGCTGATGACCTTGAACAGGTGCAGCGGGAACAGCGGCGCCGGCGCGTTGGCCGCGTGCAGCCAGTAGCCGATCAGCGCCGCCAGCCCGGCGATGGCCAGCAGCATCACGAAGGCGTGGCGC includes:
- the mdtD gene encoding multidrug transporter subunit MdtD translates to MSAPSSDPIAVPNARSFRPLLWLVSLAIFMQMLDATIVNTALPAMARSLGESPLQMQSVVFSYALAVAMFIPASGWIADRYGTRRTFLIAIVLFTLGSLLCAAAPRLPYLVAARVLQGIGGAMLLPVGRLAVMRSVSRAQFLSAMSFIAIPALIGPLVGPTLGGWLVQVASWHWVFLINLPIGAIGFAAALKIMPDFYGEQRTRFDLIGYAMLAFGMVALSLALDGISELGLRHAFVMLLAIAGLAALIGYWLHAANAPAPLFPLHLFKVISFRIGILGNLFSRVGSGSMPFLIPLLLQVGLGMSPMNAGLMMIPVALAGMASKRAAVKLVERFGYRRVLMTNTVLVGTAMASFLLFDVGQPLGWRLLQLALFGAVNSLQFTVMNTVTLRDLDRDQASAGNSLLSMVMMLATGFGAAAAGSLLAAFNTHLGDTHGATAALHATFVCVGAITLTSTLIFWQLPDTRPHPKQVEEVAE
- a CDS encoding ATP-binding protein, whose translation is MGWLLLAWSAVAGAAVPPTPQPRQLTVADGLPSNSINGFAEDKLGYLWLASSDGLARFDGRGYRIWRIEDGLHANKIWSVHVDAQNRVWFGTDGAGLGMLSADRRQFRYYDSSTYPQIGGTTVWAIASTPDGSVWFGTATGGLHQLRPDGRLRRFMPVPGDERSLPSATVIHLATTWDGTLWVGTRDGLARWTGHDFQRVDAAALPHPEVQGLTPERDDTLWVSTQGGARLLRADASVVEPYWRNMPSESVLGMLVHDRHGTRWFDTMDGLGRESESGVIRNVPLYSNSAHGLVKPNWSLAFEDREGGLWFASTNAGLWHLPANWQQFSVLSHRVDDPESMGNPYVQATAAARDGGVWLAGTRGVLDKLDPATGVVHRHMQAMFGRNWSRAIAEDPQGRVWAAAWGALLRYDPVSGEVRRWGSDAGADAAIASQVQRIAFSDDRHVWIFSDIGGVQVRDLDGHVLRDMAPGTDGLPAELVVDEAQPGPQGQPWVLGRHGLLAWNPARVRFEPVPGAPRRPLSAFAISDGNVVWLASVGCLERYLWDGSRLSLLDRIDAEQEFPALAPNGLVVDASGVAWLSSMRGLIRVDPASKAIRSYGVHDGLPNQEFYARTLVQARSGQILGGTPDGVVLFEPSQVVPSRRQPPLVIERIGVRRGERALDLLHADRIVLQEGDRDLHVVARLLSFSDTDANTYRFRLSGYDPDWVDVGASGERLFSRLPSGHYTLEMQARTADKVWSKVITLRFRVLPPWWRSPWGVAGLAVLAVLALWLLAYLYRRRLRRRAAWQLAVHKQEVAEQASLAKTRFLATLGHEVRTPMTGVLGMSELLLATPLDPTQRRYTESIRDAGSHLLRLVNDALDLARIEAGRLELEQQPFDLGRLIAELEAMMGPMARGRGLAFALDNAMPPQVTARGDATRVRQILLNLLNNAIKFTEHGSVELRVAPLQPQQGVRFEVADTGPGINAEQQARLFQRFEQADGPRTAARYGGSGLGLAISQELAVAMGGRIELRSRLGAGTRFLVELPLPWTPEPLPQAPRDLRASTSAATPRRILLVEDDPTVAEVVGGLLRARGHQVTHAVHALAALTEAAASTFDIALLDLDLPGLDGLALARQLRAFGYGMPLIAVTARADADAEPQARAAGFSGFLRKPVTGEMLAEAVEGKPGPGTRNPGPGESDGRREAT